In Pirellulales bacterium, a single window of DNA contains:
- a CDS encoding sugar phosphate isomerase/epimerase family protein yields MAQLSMNEMTTYRWSFEKDVSHYAAAGIQAIGVWRPKIVDFGEAKGIDLLAESGLEVSNLLWAGGFTGSDGRSSRDSIDDGHDAIRLAADLNAQCLVVYSGGRAGHTHNHARRLVKDALRELLPAAAEQQVTLAIKPMHRGCAAECTFLTSIDDTLELVDGFGSPWLKLAFDTYHFGLQDGIVERLATLAERIAIVHLGDGKSPPQSEQNRSRLGEGNIPLKEILASLSSAGYDGYYDVELLGEEIEASDYRDLLEQSKHAFGQLVGCSAQGSVAR; encoded by the coding sequence ATGGCGCAGCTTTCGATGAACGAAATGACGACCTATCGCTGGTCGTTCGAAAAGGATGTTTCTCATTACGCGGCGGCGGGAATTCAGGCCATCGGCGTCTGGCGCCCCAAGATCGTCGACTTCGGCGAAGCCAAGGGAATCGATCTCCTGGCCGAGAGCGGACTGGAAGTATCGAACCTGCTGTGGGCCGGCGGGTTCACGGGCAGCGACGGCCGAAGCTCGCGCGACAGCATCGACGACGGGCACGACGCCATCCGGCTGGCCGCCGACTTGAACGCGCAGTGCCTGGTGGTCTACAGCGGCGGTCGCGCCGGCCACACGCACAACCATGCGCGTCGTCTGGTCAAAGACGCCTTGAGAGAACTTTTGCCCGCCGCGGCCGAGCAACAGGTCACGCTGGCCATCAAGCCGATGCACCGCGGGTGCGCGGCGGAATGCACGTTTTTGACGAGCATCGACGACACTCTGGAGTTGGTCGACGGCTTCGGCAGCCCCTGGCTGAAACTCGCCTTCGACACCTATCACTTCGGCCTGCAGGACGGCATTGTCGAGCGGCTGGCCACGCTGGCGGAGCGGATTGCCATCGTGCATCTGGGCGACGGCAAATCGCCGCCGCAATCGGAGCAGAACCGATCGCGACTCGGCGAGGGCAACATCCCGCTGAAAGAGATTCTCGCGTCGCTTTCGTCCGCCGGCTACGACGGCTATTACGACGTGGAGTTGTTGGGCGAAGAGATCGAGGCATCGGACTATCGCGATCTGCTGGAGCAATCAAAGCACGCCTTCGGGCAGTTGGTGGGCTGTTCGGCGCAGGGAAGCGTGGCGCGGTGA
- a CDS encoding glycosyltransferase family 87 protein codes for MRHATVSVDDAETSRAPAAPSRPLFAWCRDRAPLVAAMAFFLAMFWPFMRKGEQGEWRRCFLRAAGRLQAREILHWPDEVNTYAYPPAMAMLAVPLAKLPFRWSLAGWYVVNVAAMMAAITCAWRLTGGPSFTGLRRPWSLVFWLGLLLASRFLTAPLENQQFDVVIAACLLAGCLALARGNDNLAALWLGVGAAMKCTPFLFVPYLVWRGKVRAAALMVLAAVTINCLPDLIWPRPNGGSYLGDWIGVFLLKAGRSAPGVWDSDLILNQSLAGLINRLVQSGLPLSLSQLPSALTELSPGTTLLIRALVYGLSAALLAVTFCAFGRPGKGALCRERTPCRSARAEPWSIGIRRNGTESVRNGTESVPYRVLPAQGIEAAALFCLMLLLSPMSSKAHYVVLVLPCFLVARAVVEGRLSGRAWLPPLLLLGPLTAKGVTGKPLGDLLLAWGLPTWFVLLLLAAVWRLSLDGCFTASVVRCILRPCAWLRAAHDPRSGQGWRSFR; via the coding sequence ATGCGTCATGCCACGGTTTCGGTCGACGATGCGGAGACATCGCGGGCGCCAGCGGCACCCTCGCGGCCGTTGTTTGCCTGGTGCCGCGATCGCGCGCCGCTGGTGGCTGCCATGGCGTTTTTCCTGGCCATGTTCTGGCCCTTCATGCGCAAAGGGGAACAAGGCGAATGGCGCCGCTGCTTTCTGCGCGCCGCCGGACGGCTGCAAGCGCGGGAAATCCTGCATTGGCCGGACGAGGTGAACACCTACGCTTATCCGCCTGCTATGGCCATGCTGGCAGTGCCGTTGGCCAAGCTGCCGTTTCGCTGGTCGCTGGCCGGCTGGTACGTGGTCAACGTGGCCGCGATGATGGCCGCCATCACCTGCGCCTGGCGATTGACCGGAGGGCCGTCGTTTACCGGTTTGAGGCGCCCGTGGAGTCTCGTCTTTTGGCTGGGTCTGCTGCTGGCCAGCCGGTTTCTGACTGCGCCCTTGGAAAACCAGCAGTTCGACGTGGTGATTGCGGCTTGCCTGCTGGCGGGCTGCCTGGCGTTGGCGCGCGGCAACGACAACCTCGCCGCGTTGTGGCTGGGCGTCGGGGCCGCCATGAAATGTACGCCCTTCTTGTTTGTCCCGTATCTCGTGTGGCGCGGCAAGGTGAGAGCGGCGGCGCTGATGGTGCTCGCGGCCGTGACGATCAATTGCTTGCCCGACCTGATCTGGCCGCGGCCCAACGGAGGGTCGTATCTGGGTGATTGGATCGGCGTGTTCTTGCTCAAGGCCGGCCGCTCGGCCCCCGGAGTCTGGGACAGCGACTTGATCCTGAACCAGTCGCTCGCCGGGCTGATCAATCGGCTGGTGCAGTCGGGCCTTCCGCTCAGCCTGTCGCAGCTTCCCTCGGCGCTGACCGAACTGTCGCCCGGCACAACGCTCTTGATTCGCGCCCTGGTTTACGGTCTCAGCGCGGCGTTGCTGGCGGTCACGTTCTGTGCCTTCGGACGGCCCGGAAAGGGCGCACTCTGTAGGGAACGGACTCCGTGCCGTTCCGCGCGCGCCGAACCATGGTCAATCGGCATCCGGCGGAACGGCACGGAGTCCGTGCGGAACGGCACGGAGTCCGTTCCCTACAGAGTCTTGCCCGCGCAGGGCATCGAGGCCGCCGCGTTGTTCTGCCTGATGCTGTTGTTGAGCCCGATGTCGAGCAAGGCGCACTACGTGGTGCTGGTGTTGCCGTGTTTTCTCGTGGCCCGCGCCGTGGTCGAGGGCCGGCTCAGCGGCAGGGCTTGGCTGCCGCCGCTGCTGCTCTTGGGTCCGCTCACCGCGAAAGGCGTCACCGGCAAGCCGCTGGGCGATTTGCTGCTCGCCTGGGGACTGCCCACCTGGTTCGTTTTGCTGCTGCTGGCAGCCGTATGGAGATTGTCTCTAGACGGGTGCTTTACAGCTTCGGTCGTTCGCTGCATACTACGTCCTTGCGCGTGGCTTCGGGCAGCTCACGACCCAAGGAGCGGACAAGGATGGCGCAGCTTTCGATGA
- a CDS encoding PQQ-binding-like beta-propeller repeat protein, with protein sequence MPTRYIVIALLSLISLSHRPSVAHDWPTFRGPALTGISDETGVPLNWSADKNIRWKVPLAGPGNSSPVVSRDRVFVTCASDQGKHRGLYCFDRRDGRLLWRRVADYDEADPTHATNPYCGSSPAADGQRVVVWHGSAGLHCYDYDGQPLWSRDLGTFRHIWGYGSSPIFYGDSILLNCGPGERTFVTAIDRNTGKTLWQVDEPGGDEGQEKPGEKPKWIGSWSTPLVAKVGGRDEVLVSLPHHVQAYDPADGKILWSCDGLGDLVYTSVLASDGIGVAMGGFHGPAIGFKLGGSGDVTESNRLWHVTAKNPQRIGSGVIVAAHIYMVNEPGLVQCLDLKTGKEIWKDRLGGEKVWASIVAAEGRLYVTDEGGTTYVFAPNPERLELLAKNVVGEGSNSTLALSDGQVFLRTFEHLICIEDEFK encoded by the coding sequence ATGCCGACTCGATACATCGTCATCGCCTTGCTATCGCTGATCTCGCTCTCGCATCGCCCGTCGGTTGCCCACGACTGGCCGACGTTTCGGGGGCCGGCGCTCACCGGCATCTCCGACGAAACGGGCGTGCCGCTGAACTGGTCGGCCGACAAAAACATCCGCTGGAAAGTGCCGCTCGCCGGTCCGGGCAACTCCAGCCCCGTTGTTTCGCGCGACCGCGTTTTCGTTACCTGTGCCAGCGACCAGGGCAAGCATCGCGGGCTGTACTGCTTCGACCGCCGCGACGGCCGGCTCCTGTGGCGGCGCGTCGCCGACTATGACGAAGCCGACCCGACGCACGCCACCAATCCCTATTGCGGCTCGTCGCCCGCCGCGGACGGCCAGCGCGTGGTCGTCTGGCACGGCTCGGCCGGCCTGCACTGCTACGATTACGACGGCCAGCCGCTTTGGTCGCGCGATCTGGGCACATTTCGGCATATCTGGGGCTACGGCTCATCTCCCATCTTCTATGGCGATTCGATCTTGCTCAACTGCGGTCCCGGCGAGCGGACATTTGTGACCGCCATCGACCGCAACACCGGCAAGACGCTGTGGCAGGTTGATGAGCCCGGCGGCGATGAAGGCCAGGAGAAGCCGGGCGAAAAGCCGAAATGGATTGGCTCGTGGAGTACGCCCCTCGTCGCCAAGGTCGGCGGCCGCGACGAGGTGCTCGTCAGCCTGCCGCACCACGTGCAGGCGTATGATCCGGCCGACGGAAAGATTCTCTGGAGTTGCGACGGGCTGGGCGACCTGGTCTATACGTCGGTGCTGGCGAGCGACGGCATCGGCGTGGCGATGGGCGGCTTCCACGGCCCGGCCATCGGCTTCAAGCTGGGCGGTTCCGGCGATGTCACCGAAAGCAATCGCCTCTGGCACGTGACGGCCAAGAATCCGCAGCGCATCGGTTCGGGCGTGATCGTCGCCGCGCACATTTATATGGTCAACGAGCCGGGGCTGGTGCAATGCCTCGATTTGAAGACCGGCAAAGAGATTTGGAAGGACCGTTTGGGGGGCGAAAAGGTCTGGGCGTCGATCGTGGCCGCCGAAGGCCGGCTCTACGTCACCGACGAAGGCGGCACGACCTACGTGTTCGCCCCCAATCCCGAACGCCTGGAGTTGTTGGCCAAGAACGTGGTGGGCGAAGGAAGCAACTCGACCTTGGCCCTTTCCGACGGGCAGGTTTTCCTGCGGACCTTCGAGCATCTGATCTGTATTGAGGACGAATTCAAGTGA
- a CDS encoding Gfo/Idh/MocA family oxidoreductase produces the protein MKLRVGLVGLGQSWEVRHRPALRALADRFEVTAVCDQIAVRAEQAARDFGAQAIDGFRALAYRPDVDAILMLAPQWYGYLPILAACDAGKAVYCATTLEIELEEARRVKQRVEQAGVAFMSEFPRRQSPATLRLKELIATRLGPPRLLFCHMRRPAEELPALTPRVRTRISPTGDLMELVDWCCYVVGHKPSSVLGLQHAGPDGTDDYQMMNLDFSGSGPPGTGPTAQISCGRYMPAMWQEATAYRPPAALQVACERGIAFIDLPTTLVWFDEAGRHQEALDSERPLGEQLLSQFHRSVTSLVRNSAGLDDAYRALAIVEQARASQAQWRRIALDF, from the coding sequence ATGAAGCTCCGCGTCGGACTTGTCGGTCTCGGTCAATCGTGGGAAGTGCGGCATCGCCCTGCGCTGCGCGCGTTGGCCGACCGGTTCGAAGTGACGGCCGTTTGCGACCAGATTGCCGTGCGTGCCGAGCAAGCCGCGCGCGACTTCGGCGCTCAGGCCATCGACGGATTTCGCGCCCTGGCCTACCGCCCCGACGTCGACGCCATTCTCATGCTCGCTCCACAGTGGTACGGCTATCTGCCGATTCTGGCGGCCTGCGATGCGGGCAAGGCCGTCTATTGCGCAACCACGCTCGAAATTGAGCTGGAAGAAGCCCGCCGCGTCAAACAGCGCGTCGAACAGGCGGGCGTGGCCTTCATGTCGGAGTTCCCGCGGCGGCAGTCGCCCGCCACGTTGCGTTTGAAGGAGTTGATCGCCACGCGGCTGGGGCCACCGCGGCTGCTCTTTTGCCACATGCGTCGCCCGGCCGAGGAGCTGCCGGCGCTCACGCCCCGGGTCCGCACGCGCATCTCGCCCACGGGCGACTTGATGGAGCTCGTCGACTGGTGTTGCTACGTCGTGGGACACAAACCGTCTTCGGTGCTTGGCCTCCAGCACGCCGGACCGGACGGGACCGACGACTATCAGATGATGAACCTCGATTTTTCTGGAAGCGGGCCGCCCGGCACGGGTCCCACGGCACAGATCAGTTGCGGTCGCTACATGCCGGCCATGTGGCAGGAAGCCACGGCCTATCGACCGCCGGCGGCGCTGCAGGTGGCGTGCGAGCGAGGCATCGCCTTCATCGACCTGCCCACTACGCTGGTCTGGTTCGACGAGGCGGGCCGCCATCAAGAAGCGCTCGACAGCGAACGCCCGCTGGGCGAACAGTTGCTCAGCCAGTTTCACCGCTCGGTGACGAGCTTGGTCCGCAATTCCGCCGGCCTTGACGACGCCTATCGCGCCCTGGCGATCGTCGAGCAGGCACGGGCAAGTCAGGCGCAATGGCGCCGGATCGCCCTCGATTTTTAG
- a CDS encoding type II toxin-antitoxin system PemK/MazF family toxin — MAAPRQGRIVWAVMRDRQGGNEKCRPGVIVSGDDEIEANRSFFVVAIGTSFVEPPSEYDVPLPSNTSGTARTKLRKKAVAVCKWLVEVTPGDVEDYGGVVPTQVMNKILEIVARLPE; from the coding sequence GTGGCGGCGCCGCGTCAAGGACGCATTGTTTGGGCGGTCATGCGCGACCGTCAAGGCGGGAACGAAAAGTGTCGGCCTGGCGTCATTGTCAGTGGCGACGATGAGATCGAGGCCAATCGGTCGTTCTTTGTCGTGGCGATCGGCACCTCGTTCGTTGAACCGCCGTCGGAATATGACGTTCCGCTTCCCTCGAACACGAGCGGGACAGCACGGACGAAGCTGAGAAAAAAGGCCGTCGCCGTCTGCAAATGGCTGGTTGAGGTAACTCCCGGCGATGTCGAAGACTATGGCGGCGTTGTGCCGACGCAGGTAATGAACAAGATCCTCGAGATCGTTGCGCGGTTGCCCGAGTAA